One Triticum dicoccoides isolate Atlit2015 ecotype Zavitan chromosome 5B, WEW_v2.0, whole genome shotgun sequence genomic window carries:
- the LOC119307736 gene encoding rubredoxin-like yields MAMATARLIHPSMVASKSPRAPPAPLLLHTHKPLTTALTSSFHFTLHSVDVSKDDKPLDTALETKQEDATAASGGDLATPLPGELDAEEDRPKLDPRRFEEQFAVLNTGVHECRSCGYLYDQAKGDPSYPVPSGLPFNKLPDDWRCPTCGAAQSFFDSKSVEIAGFAQNQQFGLGGNSLTSGQKTLLIYGSLLVGFAFFLSGYFLQ; encoded by the coding sequence ATGGCAATGGCCACAGCAAGGCTAATCCACCCATCCATGGTGGCGTCCAAGAGCCCAAGAGCGCCACCAGCGCCCTTGCTCCTCCACACCCATAAGCCCCTGACCACCGCACTGACCTCATCGTTTCACTTCACGCTCCACTCCGTCGACGTCTCCAAGGACGACAAGCCGCTGGACACCGCGCTCGAGACCAAACAAGAAGATGCAACCGCCGCCTCCGGCGGCGACCTGGCGACGCCACTGCCGGGGGAGTTGGACGCGGAGGAGGACAGGCCGAAGCTTGACCCCCGCCGGTTTGAGGAGCAGTTCGCGGTGCTGAACACGGGGGTGCACGAGTGCCGGTCCTGCGGCTACCTGTACGACCAGGCGAAGGGAGACCCGTCCTATCCGGTGCCATCGGGGCTGCCGTTCAACAAGCTGCCGGACGACTGGCGGTGCCCGACGTGCGGCGCGGCGCAGTCCTTCTTCGACAGCAAGAGCGTCGAGATCGCCGGGTTCGCGCAGAACCAGCAGTTCGGGCTCGGCGGCAACTCGCTCACCTCTGGCCAGAAGACGCTACTCATCTACGGAAGCCTCCTTGTCGGCTtcgccttcttcctctccggctACTTCTTGCAATGA